From one Drosophila gunungcola strain Sukarami chromosome 2R unlocalized genomic scaffold, Dgunungcola_SK_2 000006F, whole genome shotgun sequence genomic stretch:
- the LOC128254754 gene encoding basic salivary proline-rich protein 1 isoform X1 has translation MASRRRAELNPKLHMDRQPTAARITDPSLPAGKRREIDNVMKKARANTTNDYWDKKLIEAEEKDPNRWRHTGYKKMYIQGESSSGESEREGRDAREGREGGAPPYGRYPPTGGPPSGPPPPQRYGRSRSPHSRSRSRLRKSPPLSPPPRRRSPPMTMHGGMDRRGGPRSPPMPRSPNNNHDALMRRPGNGHGGRPRSPPEPSGGSSSSSLRRKPNASRSPLGRRRSPPLPPPSSSGMEKRGPVAHILPRSKRPPSPPPRHSMRSRSNSSMSSSSDDSCSICSPSHRHRSRSRGPRSPPPKPRGHYRTGAPPPPPSESHGRIHGRPSTPPPVRGGGGSSVSAMEKYRQAKMRHIGHDRGSSSDVHMKIARTSRHSPPPEDPRLKHRPPEPPEPAAAPTGAPAAQAKKKKKEKEIRPRIKIEGEKRKKHPSGTTSGTGANAANSSSDSDDSNGSDSDEVGTLPTFSATTRLTLSERFGKMAQWSIDRSNMENMRITKDSAGGALKVMIEEGLESPPRRYSYSPAPAGHFPEELATTAPSGMLSWDDVRVRYEYYKSRGYLRDLDLKDYIKWEEWWYKYQEWLKQERYYEYWDRSQQLRRRRKKLPVTQRLN, from the exons ATGGCGTCGCGCAGGCGCGCCGAACTGAATCCCAAACTGCACATGGACAGGCAGCCGACAGCTGCCCGCATAACAG ATCCCTCATTACCCGCCGGCAAGCGACGCGAGATCGACAACGTGATGAAGAAGGCGCGCGCCAACACGACCAACGACTACTGGGACAAGAAGCTGATCGAAGCCGAGGAGAAGGACCCGAATCGATGGCGCCACACGGGCTACAAAAAGATGTACATCCAGGGCGAGAGCAGCTCCGGCGAAAGCGAACGCGAAGGTCGCGATGCCCGCGAAGGTCGTGAGGGCGGAGCGCCTCCCTACGGCCGATATCCGCCAACAGGCGGACCGCCGTCCGGTCCGCCACCGCCGCAGCGTTACGGCCGATCCCGTTCGCCCCATTCGCGCAGTCGGTCGCGTCTGCGCAAGTCGCCGCCGCTTTCGCCGCCACCACGTCGCCGATCGCCGCCGATGACCATGCACGGTGGCATGGACCGCCGTGGCGGACCGCGCTCGCCGCCCATGCCGCGTTCGCCCAACAACAACCACGACGCCCTCATGCGTCGGCCCGGCAATGGCCACGGTGGCAGGCCCCGATCCCCGCCGGAACCCAGTGGTGGCTCGTCCTCCTCGTCGCTGCGACGCAAGCCAAACGCGTCGCGATCTCCGCTAGGGCGACGCCGGTCTCCCCCGCTTCCGCCGCCATCGTCGTCGGGAATGGAGAAGCGGGGCCCCGTCGCCCACATCCTGCCGCGTTCCAAGCGTCCGCCATCGCCACCGCCGAGG CACTCGATGCGTTCGCGTTCAAACAGCTCGATGAGCAGCAGCTCCGATGATTCCTGCTCCATTTGCTCGCCCAGCCATCGTCATAGATCTCG ATCCCGCGGTCCGCGTTCGCCGCCACCGAAGCCACGTGGCCATTATCGTACGGGGGCGCCGCCGCCCCCTCCGTCGGAGTCACATGGCCGCATCCATGGTCGCCCCAGCACTCCACCGCCCGTGCGCGGAGGTGGAGGCAGTTCGGTATCCGCCATGGAGAAGTACCGCCAGGCGAAGATGCGACACATCGGCCACGATCGTGGCTCCTCGTCGGATGTCCACATGAAAATCGCGCGAACGTCGCGCCACTCGCCGCCGCCTGAAGATCCGCGTCTCAAGCACCGTCCGCCAGAGCCACCAGAGCCGGCAGCAGCGCCCACTGGAGCTCCGGCAGCAcaggccaaaaaaaagaagaaggagaaggag ATAAGACCACGCATTAAAATTGAAGGTGAGAAACGCAAAAAGCATCCGAGCGGGACGACCAGTGGCACCGGAGCTAACGCGGCGAACTCCTCCTCGGATTCGGACGATTCGAACGGCTCGGACAGCGACGAGGTCGGCACGCTGCCCACATTCTCGGCTACGACGCGGCTGACGCTCTCGGAGCGATTCGGCAAAATGGCGCAGTGGAGCATCGATCGCAGCAACATGGAGAATATGCGCATCACCAAAGACTCCGCCGGTGGGGCCCTCAAGGTGATGATCGAAGAGGGCCTGGAGTCGCCGCCGCGTCGCTATTCGTATTCGCCGGCACCGGCCGGGCATTTTCCGGAGGAGTTGGCCACCACAGCACCGTCGGGAATGCTGTCGTGGGACGATGTGCGCGTCCGTTACGAGTACTACAAGAGTCGTGGCTACTTGAGGGACTTGGATCTTAAG GACTATATCAAGTGGGAAGAGTGGTGGTATAAATACCAGGAGTGGTTGAAACAGGAACGCTACTATGAGTACTGGGATCGCAGTCAGCAATTGCGCAGACGCCGCAAAAAGCTGCCGGTCACTCAGCGCTTAAATTGA
- the LOC128254754 gene encoding basic salivary proline-rich protein 1 isoform X2: MKKARANTTNDYWDKKLIEAEEKDPNRWRHTGYKKMYIQGESSSGESEREGRDAREGREGGAPPYGRYPPTGGPPSGPPPPQRYGRSRSPHSRSRSRLRKSPPLSPPPRRRSPPMTMHGGMDRRGGPRSPPMPRSPNNNHDALMRRPGNGHGGRPRSPPEPSGGSSSSSLRRKPNASRSPLGRRRSPPLPPPSSSGMEKRGPVAHILPRSKRPPSPPPRHSMRSRSNSSMSSSSDDSCSICSPSHRHRSRSRGPRSPPPKPRGHYRTGAPPPPPSESHGRIHGRPSTPPPVRGGGGSSVSAMEKYRQAKMRHIGHDRGSSSDVHMKIARTSRHSPPPEDPRLKHRPPEPPEPAAAPTGAPAAQAKKKKKEKEIRPRIKIEGEKRKKHPSGTTSGTGANAANSSSDSDDSNGSDSDEVGTLPTFSATTRLTLSERFGKMAQWSIDRSNMENMRITKDSAGGALKVMIEEGLESPPRRYSYSPAPAGHFPEELATTAPSGMLSWDDVRVRYEYYKSRGYLRDLDLKDYIKWEEWWYKYQEWLKQERYYEYWDRSQQLRRRRKKLPVTQRLN; encoded by the exons ATGAAGAAGGCGCGCGCCAACACGACCAACGACTACTGGGACAAGAAGCTGATCGAAGCCGAGGAGAAGGACCCGAATCGATGGCGCCACACGGGCTACAAAAAGATGTACATCCAGGGCGAGAGCAGCTCCGGCGAAAGCGAACGCGAAGGTCGCGATGCCCGCGAAGGTCGTGAGGGCGGAGCGCCTCCCTACGGCCGATATCCGCCAACAGGCGGACCGCCGTCCGGTCCGCCACCGCCGCAGCGTTACGGCCGATCCCGTTCGCCCCATTCGCGCAGTCGGTCGCGTCTGCGCAAGTCGCCGCCGCTTTCGCCGCCACCACGTCGCCGATCGCCGCCGATGACCATGCACGGTGGCATGGACCGCCGTGGCGGACCGCGCTCGCCGCCCATGCCGCGTTCGCCCAACAACAACCACGACGCCCTCATGCGTCGGCCCGGCAATGGCCACGGTGGCAGGCCCCGATCCCCGCCGGAACCCAGTGGTGGCTCGTCCTCCTCGTCGCTGCGACGCAAGCCAAACGCGTCGCGATCTCCGCTAGGGCGACGCCGGTCTCCCCCGCTTCCGCCGCCATCGTCGTCGGGAATGGAGAAGCGGGGCCCCGTCGCCCACATCCTGCCGCGTTCCAAGCGTCCGCCATCGCCACCGCCGAGG CACTCGATGCGTTCGCGTTCAAACAGCTCGATGAGCAGCAGCTCCGATGATTCCTGCTCCATTTGCTCGCCCAGCCATCGTCATAGATCTCG ATCCCGCGGTCCGCGTTCGCCGCCACCGAAGCCACGTGGCCATTATCGTACGGGGGCGCCGCCGCCCCCTCCGTCGGAGTCACATGGCCGCATCCATGGTCGCCCCAGCACTCCACCGCCCGTGCGCGGAGGTGGAGGCAGTTCGGTATCCGCCATGGAGAAGTACCGCCAGGCGAAGATGCGACACATCGGCCACGATCGTGGCTCCTCGTCGGATGTCCACATGAAAATCGCGCGAACGTCGCGCCACTCGCCGCCGCCTGAAGATCCGCGTCTCAAGCACCGTCCGCCAGAGCCACCAGAGCCGGCAGCAGCGCCCACTGGAGCTCCGGCAGCAcaggccaaaaaaaagaagaaggagaaggag ATAAGACCACGCATTAAAATTGAAGGTGAGAAACGCAAAAAGCATCCGAGCGGGACGACCAGTGGCACCGGAGCTAACGCGGCGAACTCCTCCTCGGATTCGGACGATTCGAACGGCTCGGACAGCGACGAGGTCGGCACGCTGCCCACATTCTCGGCTACGACGCGGCTGACGCTCTCGGAGCGATTCGGCAAAATGGCGCAGTGGAGCATCGATCGCAGCAACATGGAGAATATGCGCATCACCAAAGACTCCGCCGGTGGGGCCCTCAAGGTGATGATCGAAGAGGGCCTGGAGTCGCCGCCGCGTCGCTATTCGTATTCGCCGGCACCGGCCGGGCATTTTCCGGAGGAGTTGGCCACCACAGCACCGTCGGGAATGCTGTCGTGGGACGATGTGCGCGTCCGTTACGAGTACTACAAGAGTCGTGGCTACTTGAGGGACTTGGATCTTAAG GACTATATCAAGTGGGAAGAGTGGTGGTATAAATACCAGGAGTGGTTGAAACAGGAACGCTACTATGAGTACTGGGATCGCAGTCAGCAATTGCGCAGACGCCGCAAAAAGCTGCCGGTCACTCAGCGCTTAAATTGA